CGAAAGCCCGAGGGCGGCAGCGGCATCCCCCGATCCAGGCGCTCCTTCAAAAGCTCCGCGTCCGCCGACGCATCCGCCACCGCCAGGTAGTATGTGGCCTGCGCCGTGGCGTAGAGGCGCTCATACGCCACCTCCACCTCCACTTCCGCCCGCGCCACGTCCTCACTGGCCCGCACCGCCTCCTCGCCCTCCGCCAGCGCCTCACGCACGGCCTGGCTGTAGGGCACCAGACGACCCTCCAGAAGCTCCACCGCCAACTCCAGCGCGCGCCGACCGTGCGGATCCTCGGTCTTCGGCGCCACCGTCTTGAGCCGGTCTGCACCAGAGATATGGTTGATGAAGTCTAGGCATTATATATATAATGACGCCAACGCGCCTAGACGCTAGACGCAGCAAGGTTTTCAGAACAACACGCATCTATAACACATACATTACCACCAACTAAACCACACAAAATTCATGGTGAACGCAATGAGCTACGAAGAAGGATACGAAAATCTTCGCAAGCTAAAGTCGCTATATGAGTCCACAGAGTCACACCGAAATGAAGCAACGACGAGACTCCATCTAATAGATCAGCTTTTTTTCAACTGCCTTGGTTGGGAACGCAGTGAGACCAACGCGGAAGAACACGACAATGGTGAGTATGTCGACTACATGTTTTACATTACCAATCGGGTGTTAGTAGTTGAGGCAAAAAAGGAAGGAATTTCATTTGAAGTCCCCGCCGGAAACCGCACCAGAATTAGAAAAATAAGTACCATTTGTCGGGGAAATGCAGGCCTTCAAAGTGCCATTCAACAAGCATTAAGATATGCCCAGCAATGCGGTGTTTTATTTGCGGCTGTAGCAAATGGCCATCAAATTATCGCATTTCTTGCTACTAGAACTGATGGCGTGTCTCCGATGGAAGGACAAGCTCTCGTTTTTGAAAGCTTTGACGTTATGGAAGCTGACTTTCTTATACTTTGGAACGCCCTATCTCGCAGTGCCGTCTCTAAACGCAATTTGAAGTACCAGCTTCTTCAAACTCCATATAAAGAGCCCCCTACGAAACTGGCGCAAAAGATCCCAGACTATCCTGGTGTCATATCGAGAAATATTTATCAGGCTGAAATGAAGAATTTGGCAGAAATGGTTTTTGAAGATATTCCCAAAGACTCTCGATTTGAAGCGGAGTTTTTAGATGAGTGTTATTGCGAAATAGGAGCACTCTCTCAAAGCTCACTACTCGGGAAAGCAGTTTTAAACACAAGATACGCTGCCGTATTCGACACCTCAACTCCCGGCCCAGCTATAACTCCCGCAAATACAAAAAACGGAATTTCAGAAGAACTTAAAAACCCAAGCGCGTCGAATCGACCGATTCTTATTCTTGGCGAGGTAGGGGTCGGAAAAACCACTTTTTTACGACGCCTTGTATTAGAACAAAAATCAGAAAGTGAAGACTTAGTAAGCCTATTCGTTAACTTAGGTTACGAGGCAAACCTTACTGATAATCTGCGAAGCTATTTATTGCGTGAAATTTGCAGCCAAATCAAGAGAAAATATCAAATCAACATCTACTCAAACAAGTTCGTCCGACATCTTTATCGCGACGAACTCCGAGAGCTTGAAGACGGCATTCATGGCGACTTGAAACAAATAAATCCAGAAAAATATTTAGAGAAAGAAATTGAACTCTTAGAAAGTCTTCAGAGAATTTCAGACTCTCATCTTAAGCGGGCAATTGAAGAGCTCGCTAGATCCCATCGGAAACGGCTCTTGCTTTTTTTGGACAATGCTGACCAACGGGATTTACATACACAGCAATTGGTATTCTTGGCGGCCCAAGAGTTTTCGCAATGGCCCGTCACTGTATTTGTCTCCCTTCGTCCCAGCACTTATTACGAATCTCTTAGAAATGGTGCATTGAGTGGTTATCATCCCAAGGCGTTTACAATTTCACCAGCACGAACTGATGAAGTAATCAAAAAGAGGTTGAATCTTGCAAGGAAAATTTTAGCTGGCGACTCTTCTGTCGCTTTAACGTCTCCAAATATTGAAAGAATGGTACCAGAGCTTTCTTTGATTGTTCGATCGTTCCAGAACTCTTTCACAAAGCGGGGCGAAATAGCCGAGTTTGTTGATAATGTCGCAGCAGGAAATTTACGGCAGGCTTTGGATTTTGTTCGAGACTCCTTTGGAAGCGCGCATGTCAACACAAAAAAGATGGTTGAAATATATAGAAAATCAGGACGATACACTGTGCCACTTCACGAGTTAATCAGGTCAGTAATGTTCGGTGATACAATGTATTTTTCTCCAAAAACTTCACCCATTTGCAATTTGTTTGATGTGACCTCCTGTAATGAAAGAGAGCACTTCTTACTTCCCCTTTTAATGCAGCTTTTGCTTGATAAAGCGAATGTTGGGCAATCGGACGGCTTTGTTGAAGCGCCTAAAGTTGTGGCTCAACTACAATCTTTTGGTTTCATCCCAGAGCAGATTGACGATGCGATCCTTCGCGCTACCAACCATAGATTAGTAACTACTTCTGGCGGTCGTCGACCATCTCAATCCAATCAATACCAAGTCCAACTTCGTATTACGACAGCCGGAGCATATCATATTTTAAGGCTTACTCGGATGTTCACCTATATCGACGCAGTTGTGGTTGACACTCCGATTTTTGACGAAAGTCTACATGCCAGGATTCGTGATGAGTGGACAATACGGGGTCGAATTAAGAGGGCTGAAGAATTTGTGAACTATTTGGATATAGCGTGGGAACGATCGAGCTTCGGCACACAACCACTTGGTTGGGAGTCTATATCATCCTCACTGAAAGAAGACATCAATAGAATCAAAACAGCAATCGATCGACCTGTGTCGAGATAGAGCTACTCTGCTCCTCCTCACCCACAAAAAAACCCTCCGGCCTCACCGGAGGGTTTTCTCGCTCACACCTGCTTACGCGTTCTCACCACTCACCCATCACGCGTCGGCGGGCTCTACCACCGGCACCGGGTCGGCCGAAGGCCCGTCGTTCACCACCACATCATCCGCCACGGGCAAGGTGGGGTCGGCGAGTACCGGGTCGGCCGCTGTACGAGAATCGTACATGGTGGTGATGGCCGGCATGAGCTGGCGAATGCTCGCATCGGCATCGAGCGAGAGCGCCGCGTCGACGAACTGGCGCGCCGCCACGTAGGCGCGGCGAGCCTGGGCGCGCGCGGCAAAGAGCTTCTGCATGGCTTTGACCGCATCGGCATTCTCGGCATCGGCGACTTTAAGCGCCTGGGAGAACGCCTCCTGCGCGCCCTGCGCCTCGACCACGACGGGGTGATCCGCGCCCAACGCCTCTTCGGCATAACCCAGCGCGGTGCCCATCACCGAACCCGTCCGGTCGACACCTAACGCCCGAAAGCCCGAGGGCGGCAGCGGCATCCCCCGATCCAGGCGCTCCTTCAAAAGCTCCGCGTCCGCCGACGCATCCGCCACCGCCAGGTAGTACGTGGCCTGCGCCGTGGCGTAGAGGCGCTCATACGCCACCTCCACCTCCACCTCCGCCCGCGCCACGTCCTCACTCGCCCGCACCGCCTCCTCGCCCTCCGCCAGCGCCTCACGCACCGCCTGGCTGTAGGGCACCAGGCGACCCTCCAGAAGCTCCACCGCCAGCTCCAGCGCCTTCTGAGCGTGCGGATCCTCGGTTTTCGGCGCCACCGTCTTGAGCCGGTCCGCGCTACGCTCCATCCACGCCTTCAACTTCACATCAAACTTGGCCTCAGACATCAGAACACTCCTTTTCGGAAGTGCCCGCCCATCCCCCAGCACGATCGCCAGCGCCCGTACCATTACGGGCGATCAGGTGATGCGATCTGGATTACCAGCAGCGGTGTCTCCCCCGGGGGAGACGTGGTGTTTGTGAATGAGATCGTTGTGCCACGGGGGAGGTGGGGGTGGCAAGGGGAGTGGCGGGAGGGCGTATGAAAGCGTTGTGGTGGGGGGACACTACAGCTGGGTCAAGTTCTACAATACCAAACAACCCCACCAGGCGCTCGGGAATAAATCACCAACTGTGTATGGCGCTTTGTTTGGCGAGTTGGCCGCTTGATTTAGGGGAGGTGTTATAATAAGAGAGAGGTCGAGTGAAAGTTTAAACTCTTAAAAACACATAATTCAGAAAACCAACTATCAAAACCAACCTCAACCTCCACATGTAGAACAAACCATAACCAGCAAGACCACCCAATTTAAATCTGCGCATATAAGAACTTTAAACCACATATTCACCAGAAATCAAAACCAACTCCATTATCCGCAAAGACACCACAACTCAATTAAGTGCAGCCAAAGCGGCATGAACTTGACACCCAACCGAATCAACAACATATACCCTATCACATAAGACCTCGTTAAATAGACGGCCTTGCGCAGCGCGTTGATTGCGATTACGCACAATAAACCCAGCCGCTGCTTGTTTCTTTTCTACTGCTTCTGCCATACTAATACTCAGTGCGGAAATTGACTCTCCTGGGCGCTGCACTCGAAAAAGCACTGGTAGACCATGGTGTCCATTCTCCAAAACAGCATCAATTGAAGAGTTTCGATGCACAGGAGTTACATCAAGCCCTATTAGATAGGACTCCCACGCATCATCGCTCCGACGATAGCTCTCACGGCCAACCTCAAGAACTTTCGATTGAGTGATTACCGGATTCTGTAATCTACTTCGGCACAGCGCCACTGCATCTTGGTTAAGGTCGATACCAACCCCCGTTCGACCATGCAATTGTGTAGCAACAAGGGTTGTGCCACTACCACAAAAAGGATCCAGCACGTAATCTTCTGGATTCGAGAACATTTCCACAACCCTTGACAGCAGAGCTACAGGCTTCTGAGTTGGATAACCAACTCTCTCTTTTGCCTTTGGATTCAAGTATGGAATATCCCAAACATCGGAAACAGGTACACCCTTCTTCGCCCCGTTAGGTATAACACTACCATTATCGCCATATGCATAAACAGATTTATTTCGCGAATCTCGGGTACGCATTTGCAACAGCTGATCAACATTGGTTGTTGGAGAGTACCCTTCAAAGCGTTGATTAAAAATGTAATCATCACCAACCGTAAACCAAAACAGTGTTTGGTGTGCAGGCATTAAACCTTTTTTGGAATTAGACCACCGTTTATATGTCCAAACAATTTCAGACCTAAAACTATCAACACCCAAAAGAGTCTCCAACAACAGTCTAGCATGGTGACTTGTACGCCGATCACAATGATAAACTATAGACGCATTTTCTGTAACCACGTTAAGCACCGCCTCAAGGCGTGCTTTCATATATTCAAGATATGACTCCATCGAGGGCCAAGAGTCCTCATAACTGTACTCATTACGTCCATCCCGCGTAACGGCTCGCTGCGTCGTATTTGTAAAAAAAGGCGGGTCTAAATAAACCAATGCAAACCGGTCTTTAAGACCGCGTAATTCTGTTAAACAGTCGCCATGAATCACCTCGCTCTCACCACTCATGTTTTTTCCTCCGCAAGCTCTGTCAAGATCCTCAACAGATCAACACCGGTCTTATCCACAACAAACTGCCATGCTTCTTCGCCAGCAAAATACTGGCCACCCGCCTCTCGATATAGACTCGCAAGCGCCCGTTGAACTCGAAGAGCCTGTTCTCTATTTGGATAATAATACATCACGCGTATCGGTGTATATCCTGCATCTTTAACTGCGAGGAGACGAGTATGTTCCTTTGTAATATGATCGCCATCTGTAGTAGCATCTCTCCACTTCACTTCAATCCCAACCTTACTCACCTCATCAGCAATATCAATTTCAAACGTCTTAGGTTTAGACCCACGTGTATTATCCACTTTTATAGTTTTAGCTCCCGGAAACCGGCTTTTAAAACAAACCTTAGTGGCTTCTTCGAGAAAAGCTCCTGCATACCGGTAAAGAAATCGGCCCTTATTTTGATAAACATCAATATTTCGACCTTCATTCTCCGACACACCAAGAACTCTATAGATCAAGAAATGAGATGTGTCATCGGAGTCCATATCCAGAACGCGCTTAGCAACTTTTTTCGAAAGCTGTTCCGCATAGCGGTTTGCGATAGCTCGAATATCCTCTTCAACATTCACTACCATGTCTCATTACTCCAATTTTACCATTAGTGAGCTTCATTTCTACCGCATCGTTTTTTAGGCAAGCTACCAACCCCAAGTAGGTTTTTATAACAGCTTTAAACGGCTCCACCTTCTTGAACAGCCGTCTTCGTCGCACCGCCGTGCTGGGTCACCCGCGGCCGGCACTTCACCTTGATGGCGCCCTTGCAGAAGGCCTCGTCGGTGGCCTTGCTCGACCAGAGGTATGCCTCCCCCGGACGCAAATGCGCCATCTTCTCGGGGGTCAGGCCGCCCAGGGCGGCGTTCGCCTTCTGGATGTGCTTAAGCCAGGCGGGCGAGTTGAACTTGTGAAGGATGATCTGGCTCGAGAGCTCGATCAGGGACACGGGCACGGACGGCGGGTCCTGGCTCGCGACCATGATGCTCGTGCCCTTGTGGCGCATCTCGCGAACGACCTCGACGAGGCCGGCCACCAGGTCGGGGCTCTCGATGTACTTGTGCGCCTCGTCGAACACGACGAGCTTGTTAAACGCCTTCCCCTCATGCTTCGCGTCGGCGAAGAGCTGGAGGAGGACGACGAAGAGCCCGAGGGCCTGGTCCTTCTCGATGAACTCGTCGCGAACGTCGA
The sequence above is drawn from the Lujinxingia sediminis genome and encodes:
- a CDS encoding DNA methyltransferase, producing MSGESEVIHGDCLTELRGLKDRFALVYLDPPFFTNTTQRAVTRDGRNEYSYEDSWPSMESYLEYMKARLEAVLNVVTENASIVYHCDRRTSHHARLLLETLLGVDSFRSEIVWTYKRWSNSKKGLMPAHQTLFWFTVGDDYIFNQRFEGYSPTTNVDQLLQMRTRDSRNKSVYAYGDNGSVIPNGAKKGVPVSDVWDIPYLNPKAKERVGYPTQKPVALLSRVVEMFSNPEDYVLDPFCGSGTTLVATQLHGRTGVGIDLNQDAVALCRSRLQNPVITQSKVLEVGRESYRRSDDAWESYLIGLDVTPVHRNSSIDAVLENGHHGLPVLFRVQRPGESISALSISMAEAVEKKQAAAGFIVRNRNQRAAQGRLFNEVLCDRVYVVDSVGCQVHAALAALN
- a CDS encoding ApaLI family restriction endonuclease, whose translation is MVVNVEEDIRAIANRYAEQLSKKVAKRVLDMDSDDTSHFLIYRVLGVSENEGRNIDVYQNKGRFLYRYAGAFLEEATKVCFKSRFPGAKTIKVDNTRGSKPKTFEIDIADEVSKVGIEVKWRDATTDGDHITKEHTRLLAVKDAGYTPIRVMYYYPNREQALRVQRALASLYREAGGQYFAGEEAWQFVVDKTGVDLLRILTELAEEKT
- a CDS encoding ATP-binding protein, encoding MSYEEGYENLRKLKSLYESTESHRNEATTRLHLIDQLFFNCLGWERSETNAEEHDNGEYVDYMFYITNRVLVVEAKKEGISFEVPAGNRTRIRKISTICRGNAGLQSAIQQALRYAQQCGVLFAAVANGHQIIAFLATRTDGVSPMEGQALVFESFDVMEADFLILWNALSRSAVSKRNLKYQLLQTPYKEPPTKLAQKIPDYPGVISRNIYQAEMKNLAEMVFEDIPKDSRFEAEFLDECYCEIGALSQSSLLGKAVLNTRYAAVFDTSTPGPAITPANTKNGISEELKNPSASNRPILILGEVGVGKTTFLRRLVLEQKSESEDLVSLFVNLGYEANLTDNLRSYLLREICSQIKRKYQINIYSNKFVRHLYRDELRELEDGIHGDLKQINPEKYLEKEIELLESLQRISDSHLKRAIEELARSHRKRLLLFLDNADQRDLHTQQLVFLAAQEFSQWPVTVFVSLRPSTYYESLRNGALSGYHPKAFTISPARTDEVIKKRLNLARKILAGDSSVALTSPNIERMVPELSLIVRSFQNSFTKRGEIAEFVDNVAAGNLRQALDFVRDSFGSAHVNTKKMVEIYRKSGRYTVPLHELIRSVMFGDTMYFSPKTSPICNLFDVTSCNEREHFLLPLLMQLLLDKANVGQSDGFVEAPKVVAQLQSFGFIPEQIDDAILRATNHRLVTTSGGRRPSQSNQYQVQLRITTAGAYHILRLTRMFTYIDAVVVDTPIFDESLHARIRDEWTIRGRIKRAEEFVNYLDIAWERSSFGTQPLGWESISSSLKEDINRIKTAIDRPVSR